The following DNA comes from Mugil cephalus isolate CIBA_MC_2020 chromosome 6, CIBA_Mcephalus_1.1, whole genome shotgun sequence.
CCCTCAGAGCCAGGGACTTCAGCTCCGCCCTCACACAGGTCAAAGTCTTTAGGTAAGGGGaacggaaaaaaataatcaacacaGTTTAGTTGGTTAGCAGCGATCACTTTTAATTTGCCACGTCTCACTGCGAGTTCTTTCCCAaccttcctctgcctccaggTCTTTGTGGCCCAACGACATCTTTGGCAACGAGACAGATAACGCAGTCCAGACCCTCCTGCACATCTACTTCCGCCACCAGACGCTGGGCCAGACGGGCTGCTTGGCGGTGGTGGGCCCCAGCAGGGACCTGTCTCAGGCCAGCACCCGCCTCATGGAGCTCAACCTGCAGATCCGCGAGGCTCTGAGTCGGGCGCAGGTCTACCAGCCCCACACCACCATGGTCAGCACTGGACTGTGAGCCTGTGGTACCACCAGCCGGACTAGACTGGACAAaaacaccccctcctcctcctcctcctcctcctcctccgcctcctcctcctctacctctacGCAGACCTCACCTCAGCTGTAGAGAGAGGgtagacagagaggggaggaggacaaGAGAGACTCCACCTATAAAGGGCTAAAGGATGCGTGGGAATAACTGTGACtcttaatatatattattacatgTATGAATGCTTAAAGCTAATATCTTTTCCCAGACTAAGCCAACTTGCAAAATTCAGCTGCAATAAGTCATGCGGAGACGTGcctgggagagagaaagagagggagcgatgggaggatttgttttgtttttgttttgtttttgtttttttgttttttttttttgttttttgctggaTCTGACGTGAATGGCCTCCTCGCGGGCCCCGGCTTGGGAGATGTTGTTGAAGCGTGGAAGACGGTCCAGAGGAGGCGCCATACGCTTCAGGACAAATCGTCGAGATTCACGAGCAAAaatcttgtttaaaaaaaaaaaagaaaaaagaaaaaaaaaatcaaacgcATGCTTGAAAGAGGAAAGCACTGCAAGAATATTTTTttgagaaatgtattttttattagagCTAACATCCTAGGTTGTAAATGTTAGGATATTTAACATGTAATGTAACCCTGTGGGAAAACGTTTGCCTTCAGGGAgtgtaaaaagagaaatatatcTGTTTATTGATCTGCTCTGAGAGGAGAGTCCCTTCAACAGGTCTTCACGCAAAACTCACTCTTTAACCAAATAAGTAGATGCCTTTAGAGACTCTTGACTGTGTGGTTTATGTTGGATTTTCCGATATacgctcacacacaaatgcatataATTGCACACAGGTGCAGACTGGCTACAGCTCATTATGGAAACATAACTTATTTTACTCTGtatatattttagaaaatgtatagTGTAAAACCAGTATTTTTCCCTTGTACTTTTTGTGTAATGCACTGTTCATCCGAATAGGATGTATGTATAAAGCTAATGTGATGAGAGAAAGCCAGGACCAGATCTGAGTCATTAATGATCCGCTCCACCTTTGGTCATCCGGTCACACAAACTCCAACATTTCCCAAAGGCTGCCTTGGTTGTGGGCGTGGTCTCATCGCCAGCTTGGGAGTAGCCGTTTGTGACAGCGATGGCACGGGAGATCAGAAGTAGCCTCCATCTCCTGGTGGTCTGCACCAATCCAGCCAAACCATGTATGTATGC
Coding sequences within:
- the LOC125009319 gene encoding protein furry homolog-like isoform X2, with product MENLAELELCRRLYKLHFQLLLLFQAYCKLISRVDTIKREAEVTNMSEELTILESCLKEAETGNDGQEDVCMSDNAQTNTETAIQSLIETLRARDFSSALTQVKVFRSLWPNDIFGNETDNAVQTLLHIYFRHQTLGQTGCLAVVGPSRDLSQASTRLMELNLQIREALSRAQVYQPHTTMVSTGL
- the LOC125009319 gene encoding protein furry homolog-like isoform X1 gives rise to the protein MLLCPQELELCRRLYKLHFQLLLLFQAYCKLISRVDTIKREAEVTNMSEELTILESCLKEAETGNDGQEDVCMSDNAQTNTETAIQSLIETLRARDFSSALTQVKVFRSLWPNDIFGNETDNAVQTLLHIYFRHQTLGQTGCLAVVGPSRDLSQASTRLMELNLQIREALSRAQVYQPHTTMVSTGL